A single genomic interval of Cucumis sativus cultivar 9930 chromosome 7, Cucumber_9930_V3, whole genome shotgun sequence harbors:
- the LOC101218877 gene encoding uncharacterized protein LOC101218877 yields the protein MAVANLHRLRQIHRLPAITYSKTIFSRWSASATTSLEHSSSSSKKVSDRTIKLFAYDLEGTKKEIVGLTGQTLLKALANRGLIDPDSHRLEQIDACSAECEVRIAQDWINKLPPRSYDEEYVLKRNSRARTLNKNSRLGCQVILTPDLEGMVVVVPEPKPWDIP from the coding sequence ATGGCAGTCGCAAACCTACACAGGCTCCGCCAAATCCACCGTCTCCCGGCGATCACCTACTCCAAGACCATTTTCTCAAGATGGTCGGCGTCGGCCACCACCTCTTTGGAACACTCATCGTCTTCATCCAAAAAGGTATCAGATCGTACCATCAAACTCTTCGCGTATGATCTGGAGGGCACAAAGAAAGAGATCGTCGGATTAACTGGCCAGACTCTTCTGAAGGCGCTTGCCAATCGGGGCCTGATCGACCCGGATTCCCATCGGTTGGAACAAATCGACGCCTGTTCGGCGGAATGCGAGGTCAGAATCGCCCAGGATTGGATCAACAAGCTCCCGCCGCGGTCCTACGACGAGGAGTATGTGCTCAAGAGAAATTCCAGGGCTAGGACTTTGAACAAGAACTCGAGGCTTGGCTGCCAGGTTATTCTCACTCCCGACCTTGAAGGTATGGTCGTTGTTGTGCCCGAGCCCAAACCTTGGGACATcccttaa
- the LOC101219114 gene encoding GPN-loop GTPase 3: protein MGYAQLVIGPAGSGKSTYCSSLYQHCETVGRTMHVVNLDPAAENFDYPVAMDIRELISLEDVMEELGLGPNGGLLYCMEHLEENLDDWLTEELNNYMDDDYLVFDCPGQIELFSHVPVLKNFVEHLKRKNFNVCAVYLLDSQFMTDITKFISGCMASLSAMVQLELPHINILSKMDLVTKKRDIEDFLNPEPQVLLSELNQRMAPQFSKLNKALIELVDEYNMVSFVPLDLRKESSIRYVLAQIDNCIQYGEDADVKIKDFDPDEDDD, encoded by the exons ATGGGATATGCACAGCTAGTTATTGGTCCTGCCGGAAGTGGAAAG TCAACTTACTGCTCTAGCTTGTACCAACACTGTGAGACAGTTGGCCGAACCATGCATGTTGTGAATCTTGATCCTGCTGCTGAAAATTTTGACTATCCTGTAGCCATGG ATATTAGGGAGCTTATTTCGTTGGAGGATGTCATGGAGGAGCTTGGGCTTGGCCCTAATGGTGGCCTTTTATACTGCATGGA ACATCTTGAAGAAAATCTAGATGATTGGTTGACAGAAGAATTGAACAATTACATGGACGAtgattatttagtttttgactGCCCAG GTCAGATAGAGCTCTTTTCTCATGTTCCGGTTCTTAAAAACTTTGTGGAGCatttaaagagaaagaatTTCAATGTCTGTGCTGTGTATCTGCTGGATTCTCAG TTCATGACAGACATCACAAAGTTTATTAGTGGTTGTATGGCATCTCTCTCAGCAATGGTTCAACTTGAATTACCGCATATTAACATCCTCTCCAAAATGGATCTTGTTACCAAGAAAAGGGATATTGAAGA CTTCTTAAATCCGGAGCCTCAAGTTTTGTTGTCAGAGTTGAATCAACGTATGGCTCCACAATTTTCAAAGCTAAATAAAGCTCTAATTGAACTG gtgGACGAATATAACATGGTGAGTTTTGTGCCACTTGACTTGAGGAAAGAAAGCAG TATAAGGTACGTGCTGGCTCAAATTGATAACTGCATTCAGTACGGTGAAGATGCAGATGTGAAGATTAAGGATTTTGATCCAGACGAAGACGATGACTAA
- the LOC101219353 gene encoding U-box domain-containing protein 3, translating to MGTASVQCLTNSISRFIHLVSCHTTKPLPLPKKCKNLVVVLKLLKVVLDDVISLKLSSDELLYSECESLDAAVNEAREFVENWCPKTSKICSALKCDPLLIKIQSSSQVICEIIWKLSESVSCSSSLSAVQKCLEGLQSLKQERISDSIEEALISQRSGIGPNSEHLLKLIEALHLTSNQELLKETIAVEKERINAARNNAKEELHHINQIMDLIIRIRDWMVRKDYFHGINGVSVPSYFRCPLSLELMLDPVIVASGQTYDRSSIQKWIDSGLNICPNTHQMLTHTNLISNHTVKAMILSWCDENKLNFSSLSSLVQLSQQNLNRSDSFHYSVHGSNSTAGSSPEVEKGSDKQNGDVFTCLVGENSNEGRRNGTEKFDQPSPQQSYIYSRSVSASSAFSSIDYIPSAFNELLKVSNKHEYIKELSGEITSEHPAKSHSEPSGFTSSLGDGQLQACKTETNMVENGNSNGRMDSLIPVESESDNLSGDLHIKKLIADLKSQRDEVQMKAAEELRLLAKDNVENRVIIGQCGAIGPLLSLLYSEGKLIQEHAVTALLNLSIDENNKAMIAEAGAIEPLIHVLKTGSSAAKENSAASLFSLSVLEEYKAKIGRSGAIRALVELLGVGTLRGKKDAATALFNLSIFHENKARIVQAGAVKYLVELLDTATGMVDKAAALLANLSTISEGRLAIAREGGIPLLVEIVETGTMRGKENAASILLQLCLHSNKFCILVLQEGAVPPLVALSQSGTPRAKEKAQQLLSHFRNQRDGTTGKGK from the exons ATGGGAACAGCCTCTGTACAATGTCTGACTAACAGTATTTCCAGATTCATTCATCTAGTTTCATGCCACACTACAAAGCCTTTGCCTCTTCCCAAGAAATGCAAAAATCTCGTTGTTGTCTTAAAACTCCTGAAAGTCGTCCTTGATGATGTCATTAGCCTCAAACTCTCTTCAGATGAGTTACTTTACAGTGAATGTGAGTCACTGGATGCAGCTGTAAATGAGGCTCGAGAATTCGTCGAAAACTGGTGTCCCAAGACGAGCAAAATTTGCAGC GCTTTGAAATGTGATCCACTacttataaaaattcaaagctCTTCACAAGTGATCTGTGAGATCATTTGGAAGTTGTCGGAATCAGTATCATGCAGCTCAAGTCTAAGTGCTGTTCAG AAATGTCTTGAAGGCCTGCAATCATTGAAGCAAGAAAGAATATCTGACTCTATAGAAGAGGCTCTGATTAGTCAACGAAGTGGCATTGGCCCAAACTCCGAACATCTTCTAAAACTGATCGAAGCACTTCATTTGACGTCAAATCAAGAACTTCTGAAAGAGACTATAGCTGTTGAAAAGGAGAGAATCAATGCTGCACGCAACAATGCGAAGGAGGAACTACATCACATCAACCAGATTATGGATCTAATTATCCGTATACGAGATTGGATGGTTAGAAAGGACTACTTCCATGGGATAAATGGAGTATCGGTTCCTTCTTATTTTCGTTGCCCATTGTCATTGGAGCTGATGCTTGACCCAGTAATTGTGGCATCTGGCCAAACTTATGACAGGTCCTCCATTCAAAAGTGGATCGATAGCGGATTGAACATTTGCCCCAACACTCATCAGATGCTCACACATACAAATCTCATTTCCAACCATACTGTTAAAGCCATGATATTGAGTTGGTGCgatgaaaacaaattgaacTTTTCCAGTTTATCGTCATTGGTTCAGTTGTCTCAGCAGAATCTGAATCGAAGTGATAGCTTTCATTATTCTGTACATGGTAGTAATTCAACTGCAGGCTCATCCCCTGAAGTTGAAAAGGGTTCTGACAAGCAAAATGGGGATGTTTTTACCTGTTTAGTTGGGGAAAATTCCAATGAAGGTCGGAGGAACGGAACAGAAAAGTTCGATCAGCCCTCCCCTCAGCAATCTTATATCTACAGCAGGAGTGTATCAGCCTCCAGTGCCTTCTCTAGCATTGATTACATTCCATCAGCATTTAATGAATTGTTGAAGGTATCTAATAAACATGAATATATAAAGGAATTATCTGGAGAAATCACATCAGAGCATCCTGCTAAATCTCATAGTGAACCATCAGGGTTTACTTCATCATTAGGAGATGGACAACTACAGGCTTGCAAAACAGAAACAAACATGGTGGAGAATGGAAACAGTAATGGTAGAATGGATAGTTTAATTCCAGTTGAATCCGAATCTGATAACTTATCCGGAGATTTGCACATCAAGAAATTAATTGCAGACCTTAAGAGCCAAAGAGatgaagttcaaatgaaggcTGCAGAAGAATTGAGACTTCTCGCCAAGGACAATGTAGAGAATCGTGTTATAATAGGTCAATGTGGGGCAATAGGCCCCTTACTTTCGCTTTTATATTCAGAAGGAAAGCTGATACAAGAGCATGCTGTGACAGCTCTGTTAAACCTGTCAATTGACGAGAATAATAAAGCTATGATTGCAGAAGCAGGAGCTATCGAACCACTTATTCATGTTTTGAAAACTGGAAGCTCTGCTGCTAAAGAAAATTCCGCAGCTTCTTTATTCAGTCTCTCTGTATTAGAAGAATACAAGGCTAAAATCGGTCGGTCTGGGGCAATTAGAGCCTTGGTGGAACTCTTAGGTGTGGGTACTCTGAGGGGAAAGAAAGATGCGGCTACTGCTTTGTTCAACTTATctatttttcatgaaaataagGCTCGTATAGTTCAAGCGGGTGCTGTTAAGTACCTTGTTGAGCTTCTAGACACTGCCACAGGCATGGTTGACAAGGCTGCTGCTCTTCTTGCTAACTTATCAACAATTTCAGAGGGACGATTGGCAATTGCACGGGAAGGTGGTATCCCCTTGTTGGTAGAAATTGTTGAAACTGGAACTATGAGAGGAAAGGAAAATGCTGCATCTATTCTGTTGCAACTATGCCTTCATAGTAACAAGTTTTGCATATTGGTTCTCCAAGAAGGAGCCGTCCCACCCCTTGTCGCCTTATCTCAGTCTGGCACACCTAGAGCAAAAGAGAAG GCGCAACAGTTGCTGAGTCATTTTCGGAATCAAAGAGATGGAACCACAGGGAAAGGAAAATAG
- the LOC101223137 gene encoding uncharacterized protein LOC101223137 — protein MSWVRGKSSGWAAFNLKQQNNGLQDEVDRDPFPPMSTTLSSLPPRENLRGVNGHSGKSFSLAPIPSADSPTLPVKFGAKKTTLGNFGAKKTILGGTNIQSGKKLVEETNDVLSFWKLKELHPWADISLIMDIMEAVNNDFNEASTLLNTMVSSDNLEINNKMSTLGLHSSNDLLWMAGKSPGWEEFNLKQHNKGLQDEMDLEAFPPMLTNRSSLPPYENLHGVYGRSGRSFASEPLPSVDSLTSPENYGAKNTIADDSSIQSGKKVVEENTDVLAFWKLKEIHSWADFSLIVDIMDAVNNNFDEASTLLKTMVSSDNFEINNEISTLGLHSANDLLCNGNNDVSIASERMINAPILSSTVKAVQGIHQNNNTSREDYTKLFANDYFERNSFHNTGNSKIALGCSKSVPIEPEWEEDDIYLSHRKDAIAMMRSASQHSRAATNAYRRKDHASAKYHSSRAEEQWLAAKMLNDKAANEILQTRNSKNGLWKLDLHGLHAAEAVQALHDHLLKIETQNASNRSLSPKKAERKGFQRASSLEYLSCMESKLDKESPSSRHRPTSLEVITGIGKHSKGEAALPKAVASFLTENGYRFEQTRPGTISVRPKFRR, from the exons ATGTCGTGGGTGAGGGGTAAATCTTCTGGTTGGGCAGCTTTTAATCTTAAGCAACAGAATAATGGCCTTCAGGATGAAGTTGACCGGGATCCATTCCCACCAATGTCAACTACCCTCTCCTCGCTGCCACCACGTGAAAACTTGCGTGGAGTTAATGGTCATTCAGGGAAATCTTTCTCACTTGCTCCCATTCCTTCGGCCGATTCTCCGACTTTACCCGTAAAATTTGGTGCAAAAAAGACAACATTAGGAAATTTTGGTGCAAAAAAGACGATACTTGGTGGTACCAACATTCAAAGTGGCAAGAAGCTGGTTGAAGAAACCAATGATGTTTTATCCTTTTGGAAGCTTAAAGAGCTTCATCCCTGGGCTGATATTAGCTTGATTATGGATATAATGGAAGCTGTAAATAATGACTTCAATGAGGCATCTACTTTATTAAACACAATGGTCTCTAGCGACAATTTAGAGATCAATAATAAGATGAGTACCTTAGGACTGCATTCCTCTAATGATCTATTGTGGATGGCAGGTAAATCTCCTGGCTGGGAAGAGTTTAACCTTAAGCAACATAATAAAGGCCTTCAAGATGAAATGGACCTGGAAGCATTCCCACCAATGCTAACCAACCGTTCCTCTCTGCCACCATATGAAAACTTGCACGGAGTTTATGGACGTTCAGGGAGATCCTTTGCATCCGAACCCCTTCCTTCTGTCGATTCTCTGACTTCTCCAGAAAATTATGGTGCAAAGAACACAATAGCTGATGATTCTAGCATTCAAAGTGGCAAGAAGGTGGTTGAAGAGAACACTGATGTTTTGGCCTTTTGGAAGCTTAAGGAGATTCATTCTTGGGCTGACTTTAGCTTGATTGTGGATATAATGGATGCTGTGAATAATAACTTTGATGAGGCATCtactttattaaaaacaatggTTTCAAGTGACAATTTTGAGATCAATAATGAGATAAGCACATTAGGACTGCATTCGGCTAATGATTTATTGTGCAATGGGAATAATGATGTAAGCATAGCATCAGAAAGAATGATCAATGCTCCTATCCTTAGTTCCACAGTAAAGGCTGTGCAAGGCatacatcaaaataataatacgaGTAGAGAAGACTATACCAAATTGTTTGcaaatgattattttgaaagaaattccTTTCATAATACTGGAAATTCAAAAATAGCTCTTGGTTGCTCAAAGTCTGTTCCTATTGAGCCTGAGTGGGAAGAAGATGATATTTACCTGAGCCATCGGAAAGATGCTATAGCAATGATGAG GTCTGCATCTCAACATTCAAGGGCAGCCACTAATGCCTATCGTAGGAAGGATCATGCTTCTGCCAAGTATCATTCATCAAGAGCTGAAGAACAATGGCTTGCTGcaaaaatgttgaatgatAAGGCAGCTAATGAAATTTTACAAACAAGGAATAGTAAAAATGGGCTCTGGAAGTTGGACTTACATGGGCTACATGCAGCCGAGGCTGTTCAAGCCTTGCATGACCACTTGCTGAAAATTGAAACTCAGAATGCCTCCAATCGGTCCTTGTCTCCAAAGAAAGCTGAAAGGAAAGGATTTCAGCGTGCTTCATCTCTTGAGTATCTTAGTTGTATGGAATCAAAGTTGGACAAAGAATCACCATCATCTAGGCATAGGCCGACATCATTGGAAGTCATAACAG GTATAGGTAAACATAGCAAGGGGGAAGCTGCTCTACCAAAGGCTGTGGCAAGTTTTCTTACTGAAAATGG GTACCGTTTCGAACAGACAAGGCCTGGAACGATTAGTGTCCGACCAAAATTTCGTAGGTAA
- the LOC101202866 gene encoding uncharacterized protein LOC101202866 isoform X1, with translation MTEEMGSAPNPNTSDLYALLSTFFLINRAWLQLRRRSSQIPKCIAPKFQYTHFVSTAAFNVPTQLQDRRIIFINSTLACMEQISWRLLTLTSWVDLGSESHVLMVKEMMGTASVQCLINSISRFIHLVSCHTTKPLPLPKKCRNLVVVLKLLKVVLDDVINLKLSSDELLYRECESLDAAVYEAREFIEKWCLKTAKFTKCLEGLQSWKL, from the exons ATGACGGAAGAAATGGGCAGTGCCCCAAACCCAAACACTTCCGATCTGTACGCTCTCCTCTCAACATTTTTTCTCATCAATCGAGCATGGCTTCAACTTCGAAGACG TTCATCACAAATCCCTAAATGTATCGCCCCAAAATTTCAATACACCCATTTCGTTTCAACAGCAGCTTTCAATGTTCCTACACAATTGCAAGACAG GAGGATCATCTTCATCAATAGCACGTTAGCCTGCATGGAACAAATAA GTTGGAGACTCCTAACACTTACCTCATGGGTGGACTTGGGTAGTGAGAGCCACGTTTTGATGGTAAAAGAAATG ATGGGAACAGCCTCTGTGCAATGTCTGATTAACAGTATTTCCAGATTCATTCATCTAGTTTCATGCCACACTACAAAGCCTTTGCCTCTTCCCAAGAAATGCAGAAATCTCGTTGTTGTCTTAAAACTTCTGAAAGTCGTCCTTGATGATGTCATTAACCTCAAACTCTCTTCAGATGAGTTACTTTATCGTGAATGTGAGTCACTGGATGCAGCTGTATATGAAGCTCGAGAATTCATCGAAAAATGGTGTCTGAAGACAGCAAAATTTACA AAATGTCTTGAAGGCCTTCAATCATGGAAGCTATGA
- the LOC101202866 gene encoding uncharacterized protein LOC101202866 isoform X2, producing MTEEMGSAPNPNTSDLYALLSTFFLINRAWLQLRRRSSQIPKCIAPKFQYTHFVSTAAFNVPTQLQDRRIIFINSTLACMEQISWRLLTLTSWVDLGSESHVLMMGTASVQCLINSISRFIHLVSCHTTKPLPLPKKCRNLVVVLKLLKVVLDDVINLKLSSDELLYRECESLDAAVYEAREFIEKWCLKTAKFTKCLEGLQSWKL from the exons ATGACGGAAGAAATGGGCAGTGCCCCAAACCCAAACACTTCCGATCTGTACGCTCTCCTCTCAACATTTTTTCTCATCAATCGAGCATGGCTTCAACTTCGAAGACG TTCATCACAAATCCCTAAATGTATCGCCCCAAAATTTCAATACACCCATTTCGTTTCAACAGCAGCTTTCAATGTTCCTACACAATTGCAAGACAG GAGGATCATCTTCATCAATAGCACGTTAGCCTGCATGGAACAAATAA GTTGGAGACTCCTAACACTTACCTCATGGGTGGACTTGGGTAGTGAGAGCCACGTTTTGATG ATGGGAACAGCCTCTGTGCAATGTCTGATTAACAGTATTTCCAGATTCATTCATCTAGTTTCATGCCACACTACAAAGCCTTTGCCTCTTCCCAAGAAATGCAGAAATCTCGTTGTTGTCTTAAAACTTCTGAAAGTCGTCCTTGATGATGTCATTAACCTCAAACTCTCTTCAGATGAGTTACTTTATCGTGAATGTGAGTCACTGGATGCAGCTGTATATGAAGCTCGAGAATTCATCGAAAAATGGTGTCTGAAGACAGCAAAATTTACA AAATGTCTTGAAGGCCTTCAATCATGGAAGCTATGA
- the LOC101203105 gene encoding pentatricopeptide repeat-containing protein At3g22470, mitochondrial isoform X1 — MNVIPLFTSEGGVRSRKKDSITLPNPNISNLSSQNLKSNTFSHQSNMASTSNTVPSASSIRNSNLSSLFTHSSAIPSPNPQIAFFLRHCKTGNVTATHALHFFHLMMRSTPTPSLSSFNHLLSGLAKIKHYSQVFSLYNQMRLSGLSSDRCTLNILLNCLCNVNRLREGFAAFAGILRRGYSPNIVTYNTLIKGLCMEHRISEATRLFLRMQKLGCTPDVVTYGTLIKGLCGTGNINIALKLHQEMLNDISRYEINCKPNVITYNIIVDGLCKVGREDEAKQLFEEMKTQGMIPSIISYNSLIHGFCCAGKWEESKRLLDEMLDQGLQPDMVTFNVLIDTLCKEGKVIEAKKLLGVMIESGIVPDLVTYNSLIEGFCMVGDLNSARELFVSMPSKGCEPDVISYNVLINGYSKTLKVEEAMKLYNEMLLVGKRPNVITYDSLLKGIFLAGKLETAWELFEKLSNEGHEPNVVTYTIMIHGFCREGQVDKANVLIQKMEANGCTPDIITYNTLMRGFYESNKLEEVVQLLHRMAQKDVSPDAITCSIVVDMLSKDEKYQECLHLLPRFPIQKGVDKHLLMTH, encoded by the exons ATGAATGTCATCCCTCTTTTTACATCAGAAGGAGGTGTTAGGTCACGGAAGAAAGACTCAATCACTCTCCCAAACCCAAACATTTCTAACCTCTCTTCTCAAAATCTGAAATCGAATACTTTCTCTCATCAATCAAACATGGCTTCAACTTCAAACACTGTACCTTCTGCTTCTTCCATTCGTAACTCTAACCTCTCCTCTCTATTTACTCACTCCTCAGCAATTCCATCACCAAATCCCCAAATTGCTTTCTTCCTACGCCATTGCAAGACAGGTAACGTTACTGCAACTCATGCATTGCATTTCTTTCACCTAATGATGCGTTCAACTCCTACCCCTTCCTTATCTTCTTTCAATCACCTTCTTTCCGGACTTGCTAAGATTAAGCATTACTCTCaagttttttctctctataatCAAATGCGTCTATCTGGACTTTCGTCTGATCGCTGCACTCTGAATATATTGTTGAATTGCCTTTGTAATGTGAATCGGCTTCGCGAAGGTTTTGCGGCCTTTGCGGGGATTTTAAGGAGAGGTTATAGTCCTAATATAGTCACATATAACACCTTGATTAAGGGATTGTGTATGGAGCATAGGATTAGTGAAGCCACACGGTTATTTCTCAGAATGCAAAAATTAGGTTGTACGCCAGATGTGGTTACTTATGGGACTTTGATCAAGGGGCTATGCGGAACCGGGAATATTAACATTGCACTTAAGTTGCATCAAGAAATGCTCAATGACATTAGtcgatatgagattaattgtaAGCCTAATGTTATTACCTATAATATCATCGTAGATGGGCTTTGTAAGGTTGGACGTGAAGACGAGGCAAAACAACTTTTTGAGGAAATGAAAACTCAGGGAATGATTCCCAGTATCATTTCGTATAACTCCTTGATTCATGGATTTTGTTGTGCTGGAAAGTGGGAGGAGTCTAAACGTTTGTTAGATGAGATGCTGGATCAAGGTCTTCAACCAGATATGGTCACATTTAATGTGTTGATTGATACTCTTTGCAAGGAAGGAAAGGTTATTGAGGCTAAGAAGTTGCTAGGAGTGATGATTGAGAGCGGTATTGTTCCTGATTTGGTTACTTATAATTCATTGATTGAGGGATTTTGTATGGTTGGTGATCTTAACAGTGCGAGGGAATTATTTGTTAGCATGCCAAGCAAGGGATGCGAACCTGATGTGATTTCTTACAATGTGCTAATTAATGGGTATTCTAAAACTTTGAAGGTGGAAGAGGCAATGAAGCTTTACAATGAAATGCTCCTAGTGGGAAAGAGGCCAAATGTGATAACATATGATTCCTTGTTAAAGGGGATTTTTTTGGCAG GAAAACTCGAAACTGCTTGGGAGCTTTTCGAAAAACTGTCCAACGAAGGGCATGAACCAAATGTTGTGACTTATACCATTATGATCCATGGATTTTGTAGAGAGGGACAAGTAGATAAGGCAAATGTTTTGATTCAAAAGATGGAAGCAAATGGTTGTACCCCCGACATTATTACTTACAATACACTTATGCGTGGTTTCTATGAAAGTAATAAATTAGAGGAGGTGGTTCAACTTCTCCATAGGATGGCTCAGAAGGATGTGTCACCAGATGCCATCACTTGCTCCATAGTTGTAGACATGCTTtccaaagatgaaaaatatcaaGAATGTCTACACTTGCTTCCAAGGTTTCCCATCCAAAAGGGCGTTGATAAACACTTATTGATGACTCATTAG
- the LOC101203105 gene encoding pentatricopeptide repeat-containing protein At3g22470, mitochondrial isoform X2, with protein sequence MNVIPLFTSEGGVRSRKKDSITLPNPNISNLSSQNLKSNTFSHQSNMASTSNTVPSASSIRNSNLSSLFTHSSAIPSPNPQIAFFLRHCKTDGLCKVGREDEAKQLFEEMKTQGMIPSIISYNSLIHGFCCAGKWEESKRLLDEMLDQGLQPDMVTFNVLIDTLCKEGKVIEAKKLLGVMIESGIVPDLVTYNSLIEGFCMVGDLNSARELFVSMPSKGCEPDVISYNVLINGYSKTLKVEEAMKLYNEMLLVGKRPNVITYDSLLKGIFLAGKVDDAKKLFSVMKAHGIAENSYTYGIFLDGLCKNDCLFEAMKLFTELKSSNFKLEIENLNCLIDGLCKAGKLETAWELFEKLSNEGHEPNVVTYTIMIHGFCREGQVDKANVLIQKMEANGCTPDIITYNTLMRGFYESNKLEEVVQLLHRMAQKDVSPDAITCSIVVDMLSKDEKYQECLHLLPRFPIQKGVDKHLLMTH encoded by the exons ATGAATGTCATCCCTCTTTTTACATCAGAAGGAGGTGTTAGGTCACGGAAGAAAGACTCAATCACTCTCCCAAACCCAAACATTTCTAACCTCTCTTCTCAAAATCTGAAATCGAATACTTTCTCTCATCAATCAAACATGGCTTCAACTTCAAACACTGTACCTTCTGCTTCTTCCATTCGTAACTCTAACCTCTCCTCTCTATTTACTCACTCCTCAGCAATTCCATCACCAAATCCCCAAATTGCTTTCTTCCTACGCCATTGCAAGACAG ATGGGCTTTGTAAGGTTGGACGTGAAGACGAGGCAAAACAACTTTTTGAGGAAATGAAAACTCAGGGAATGATTCCCAGTATCATTTCGTATAACTCCTTGATTCATGGATTTTGTTGTGCTGGAAAGTGGGAGGAGTCTAAACGTTTGTTAGATGAGATGCTGGATCAAGGTCTTCAACCAGATATGGTCACATTTAATGTGTTGATTGATACTCTTTGCAAGGAAGGAAAGGTTATTGAGGCTAAGAAGTTGCTAGGAGTGATGATTGAGAGCGGTATTGTTCCTGATTTGGTTACTTATAATTCATTGATTGAGGGATTTTGTATGGTTGGTGATCTTAACAGTGCGAGGGAATTATTTGTTAGCATGCCAAGCAAGGGATGCGAACCTGATGTGATTTCTTACAATGTGCTAATTAATGGGTATTCTAAAACTTTGAAGGTGGAAGAGGCAATGAAGCTTTACAATGAAATGCTCCTAGTGGGAAAGAGGCCAAATGTGATAACATATGATTCCTTGTTAAAGGGGATTTTTTTGGCAGGTAAGGTTGATGATGCAAAGAAGCTATTCAGTGTAATGAAAGCTCATGGTATTGCTGAAAATTCATATACATATGGTATTTTCTTAGATGGGTTGTGTAAGAATGATTGTTTATTTGAAGCAATGAAACTTTTTACTGAGCTAAAATCATCCAACTTCAAGTTGGAAATTGAAAACTTGAATTGTCTAATCGATGGCCTATGCAAAGCAGGAAAACTCGAAACTGCTTGGGAGCTTTTCGAAAAACTGTCCAACGAAGGGCATGAACCAAATGTTGTGACTTATACCATTATGATCCATGGATTTTGTAGAGAGGGACAAGTAGATAAGGCAAATGTTTTGATTCAAAAGATGGAAGCAAATGGTTGTACCCCCGACATTATTACTTACAATACACTTATGCGTGGTTTCTATGAAAGTAATAAATTAGAGGAGGTGGTTCAACTTCTCCATAGGATGGCTCAGAAGGATGTGTCACCAGATGCCATCACTTGCTCCATAGTTGTAGACATGCTTtccaaagatgaaaaatatcaaGAATGTCTACACTTGCTTCCAAGGTTTCCCATCCAAAAGGGCGTTGATAAACACTTATTGATGACTCATTAG